The Neospora caninum Liverpool complete genome, chromosome X genome includes a region encoding these proteins:
- a CDS encoding putative reticulon domain-containing protein — MSKNSCGSSCSPGRECECGLTRLLSWENPTTTGSLFLGFNLVYFFVFVLRKSLLSVSCYFLLVPFAAGFLFRILDLAPSFGEGPAEIVSRSTIGEKINGCYEKVNHVLESVRDVLLWKNAMYSAKCCALTWAIGYVSSFFSMSFLVFCVVWIAFGLSFVKKTCATPVCSYVSPYIREAQDLTHRVVAAIPRMDNVTK, encoded by the coding sequence ATGTCGAAAAACAGCTGTGGTTCATCGTGTTCCCCTGGACGGGAATGCGAGTGTGGACTGACTCGGTTGCTGTCGTGGGAAAACCCAACGACGACGGGGTCACTGTTTTTGGGATTCAACCTGGTTTactttttcgttttcgttctGCGTAAATCACTTCTCTCTGTTAGTTGCTACTTCCTCCTTGTTCCCTTCGCTGCgggttttctgtttcgtaTTCTGGACCTTGCGCCCTCCTTTGGGGAAGGCCCCGCAGAAATCGTGAGTCGAAGTACAATCGGTGAAAAGATTAATGGCTGCTACGAGAAGGTTAACCATGTCCTGGAGTCAGTGCGCGATGTGTTGCTATGGAAGAATGCCATGTACTCGGCGAAGTGCTGCGCGTTGACGTGGGCTATCGGCTATGTGTCATCGTTTTTCTCCATGTCCTTCcttgttttctgtgtcgtgTGGATCGCCTTTggcctctccttcgtcaaGAAGACGTGCGCAACGCCCGTGTGCTCGTATGTCTCCCCATACATCCGAGAGGCCCAAGATTTGACGCATCGCGTGGTTGCCGCCATTCCCCGGATGGATAATGTCACAAAGTAG
- a CDS encoding putative oligoendopeptidase F, whose translation MLFLLADFGFSHVHASTEEENKPLVRLDPATLPRYNLTRHFGYTSIFDPRIDEDIEKLSRQAEAFNKRFKGTLDSALSEALEAYEEVDEAVDMVDYYVALVSAVNTTDEAIRQRVNQLESRMASEIQPHLLFVSVELASLPEAAIEKQKAANDNLHFYSGFLGAARRRAPHMLSESVERALMVRKPLTVTTATDYYFKQLDDATFLMQGERMILPQVLSFIMDSQQERRWAAQAAVKQGLQEHMITKFGALSLNIVLGSWYAERKERGYQTVRSSRNVSNNVSDATIEALIKAGETVAVQLTKRYYRLKKQILVKKGALTTFDFADRLAPLPLKSSGHVFDWEESTNIVRTAYSSFSPTMAKLFDQLLDEERIDAPAVPGKRTPACYLGTPTTGPFVVLQHVGQQHCVETLAHEAGHAIHSILSYEQGNLQHVPPLTVAEMASLMGERIVFDSLLGRTTDPEERLALLLSHIDGWTSTVTRQLMFDDFESRVHEARTQGTIPDGAFTAMWKEALEKYFGAEGEVFDSFANAELDWVRIPHFHRQPFYVHAYAFSELAVGSLYGVYKTSPNGFEQKYLDVLRSGNKKSFEEIMTPFGLDPSVESFWADAMKATGGAVMDQAEALAAELDLI comes from the exons ATGCTTTTCCTCCTGGCC GATTTCGGCTTCTCTCACGTGCACGCGtccacagaagaagagaacaaaccTCTAG TACGCCTGGACCCGGCTACCCTCCCCCGGTACAACCTGACGCGTCATTTTGGTTATACGTCGATCTTCGACCCCAGAATCGATGAGGACATCGAAAAGCTCAGCAGGCAGGCCGAAGCGTTCAACAAGCGATTCAAAGGCACCCTGGACTCCGCCCTTTCGGAGGCACTCGAGGCGTACGAGGAGGTCGATGAAGCCGTGGACATGGTGGACTACTATGTCGCCCTCGTATCTGCAGTGAACACCACGGATGAAGCGATACGACAGCGCGTGAACCAACTGGAGTCTCGAATGGCCTCGGA GATACAGCCGCATCTTCTATTTGTCTCCGTGGAGCTTGCGTCGCTACCGGAGGCGGCGATTgagaagcagaaggcagCCAACGACAATCTCCACTTCTACTCCGGTTTCCTtggggcggcgaggcgacgcgcgcctcACATGCTGTCCGAGTCGGTGGAGCGCGCCCTCATGGTGCGTAAGCCTTTGACGGTCACGACTGCCACGGACTACTATTTCAAGCAACTCGACGATGCGACCTTCCTCATGCAGGGCGAGAGGATGATTCTGCCGCAAGTCCTCTCTTTCATCATGGACAGCCAACAAGAGCGCCGCTGGGCCGCGCAGGCGGCTGTCAAGCA GGGTCTGCAAGAGCACATGATCACAAAGTTCGGAGCGCTCAGCCTGAACATTGTGCTGGGGTCGTGGTATGcggagcgaaaagagagaggataCCAG ACAGTGCGTTCGTCCCGCAATGTCTCCAACAATGTGTCTGACGCAACCATTGAAGCGCTCATCaaggcaggcgagacggTCGCAGTTCAGCTGACGAAACGGTACTACCGGTTGAAGAAGCAAATCCTCGTAAAAAAAGGTGCACTGACG ACGTTCGATTTCGCGGATCGCCTGGCGCCGCTGCCCCTAAAATCAAGCGGCCACGTTTTCGACTGGGAGGAATCAACGAACATTGTCAGGACAGCGTAcagttctttctcgccgacCATGGCGAAGCTATTTGACCAGTTGCTGGACGAAGAGCGGATTGACGCGCCTGCAGTCCCCGGAAAACGCACGCCTGCATGCTACTTGGGCACGCCGACAACGGGGCCGTTCGTCGTTCTGCAGCACGTGGGACAGCAACATTGCGTCGAAACTCTCGCGCACGAAGCCG GTCATGCCATCCACTCCATTCTCTCCTACGAGCAAGGAAACCTGCAGCACGTGCCACCATTGACGGTCGCTGAGATGGCGAGCCTCATGGGAGAGCGAATTGTCTTTGACAGCTTGCTGGGGCGCACGACGGATCCTGAGGAGCGCCTGGCTCTTCTGCTGAGTCATATTGATGGTTGGACCAGCACGGTTACCCGACAGCTTATGTTTGATGACTTCGAG AGTAGAGTGCACGAGGCCCGCACTCAAGGGACAATACCGGACGGCGCATTCACAGCAATGTGGAAGGAAGCTCTGGA GAAGTACTTCGGTGCTGAAGGCGAGGTTTTTGACAGCTTTGCAAACGCGGAGTTGGATTGGGTCCGCATTCCACATTTTCATCGACAACCCTTCTATGTCCACGCGTACGCGTTCTCCGAGCTTGCGGTGGGATCTCTCTATGGCGTGTACAAGACGTCGCCCAATGGCTTCGAACAGAAATACCTCGACGTACTGCGGTcaggaaacaaaaagagTTTCGAAGAGATCATGACGCCCTTCGGCCTGGACCCCTCCGTCGAGTCTTTCTGGGCTGATGCCATGAAAGCTACAGGAG GAGCGGTGATGGACCAGGCCGAGGCCCTCGCAGCAGAGCTGGACTTAATCTGA